Proteins encoded within one genomic window of Streptomyces profundus:
- a CDS encoding AfsR/SARP family transcriptional regulator has translation MEFRILGPVGARQEGRPLALVAEKPRTVLAALLLAGDRVVSDTYLRDVVWGPTPPSTVDQQLYTYVSRLRKLVSPGATILRHRPGYQLVLADATVDQAEFERLTDQGYDALRAGRHGSAAERLARALALWRGPALGGVTDYLSRVELPQLEEARMAALEGRIEADLALGRHDALVSELVGLVEAHPLRERLRAQLMTALYRTGRQADALAAYQRGREVLAEELGIDPSSTLNDVFQSILSGDPGLAAPAAAPQEVRVQPRRRVRPAMLPPGVADFTGRERQLRELAVLLGQHGEDSAPPVVVTGAAGVGKSALAVQAGRRGSDAFPGGRLYADLGGESDRPRNPHEVLDWFLQALCEPGTPLPATAEVRTQLYRSLLAERRVLVVLDNARDERQVRPLLPGAAGSRVVVTARSRFTALEGAHRLELDGFERAEALALLRRVAGPHRVAAEPDVAEALVDRCGRLPIAVRVVAGRLAAKPHWTLAEMARRLTDVRRRPLDELRLADRDVRRSLESSYRRLTAEGRSALGRLALLHAPEIPAWLAAVVLQTDESQTEDILESLVDTRLLEVAGRDPTGRPRCRLRPVVHLFARERAEAESDAAERYATVDRALTAWLLRARAAVRALADERHDVAAGALGWFETERNGFAAALHQADAEGHGSTARALAGAWTDLRTLRGAADRASRPAGADLLSATRPDRGRSDPRPAR, from the coding sequence GTGGAGTTCCGCATTCTCGGGCCGGTCGGAGCACGGCAGGAGGGGAGGCCGCTCGCGCTGGTGGCGGAGAAGCCCAGAACGGTGCTGGCCGCCCTGCTCCTGGCGGGCGACCGCGTCGTCTCCGACACGTATCTGCGGGACGTCGTCTGGGGGCCCACACCGCCCTCGACGGTCGACCAGCAGCTCTACACCTATGTCTCCCGGCTGCGCAAGCTCGTCTCGCCGGGCGCCACGATCCTCCGGCACCGTCCCGGCTACCAACTGGTGCTGGCCGACGCGACCGTCGACCAGGCCGAGTTCGAGCGGCTGACCGACCAGGGGTACGACGCGTTGCGGGCGGGCCGCCACGGCTCGGCCGCCGAGCGGTTGGCCAGGGCACTGGCCCTGTGGCGCGGCCCCGCCCTCGGCGGGGTGACCGACTATCTGAGCCGTGTCGAACTCCCCCAGTTGGAGGAGGCGCGCATGGCCGCCCTGGAGGGCCGGATCGAGGCCGACCTGGCGCTCGGTCGGCATGACGCGCTGGTCAGCGAACTCGTCGGCCTGGTGGAGGCGCACCCGCTGCGGGAGCGGCTGCGGGCGCAGCTGATGACCGCCCTGTACCGGACCGGCCGGCAGGCCGACGCCCTGGCCGCGTACCAGCGCGGGCGGGAGGTCCTCGCCGAGGAGTTGGGCATCGACCCCAGCTCCACGCTCAACGACGTCTTCCAGTCGATCCTGTCCGGGGACCCGGGGCTCGCCGCACCCGCCGCAGCTCCCCAGGAGGTCAGGGTCCAGCCACGTCGGCGGGTGCGGCCAGCCATGCTGCCGCCCGGCGTCGCCGACTTCACCGGCCGTGAGCGCCAACTGCGGGAACTGGCCGTGCTGTTGGGCCAGCACGGGGAGGACTCCGCGCCGCCGGTGGTGGTGACCGGCGCGGCGGGCGTGGGCAAGAGCGCCCTCGCCGTCCAGGCGGGGCGGCGCGGGAGCGACGCCTTCCCCGGCGGCCGGCTCTACGCCGACCTCGGCGGCGAGTCGGACCGTCCGCGGAACCCGCATGAGGTGCTCGACTGGTTTCTCCAGGCGCTGTGCGAACCGGGGACCCCGCTGCCGGCGACGGCGGAGGTGCGCACCCAGCTCTACCGCAGCCTGCTGGCCGAACGCCGCGTGCTGGTCGTGCTGGACAACGCGCGGGACGAACGGCAGGTGCGCCCGCTGCTCCCGGGGGCCGCCGGCAGCCGGGTGGTGGTGACGGCCCGTTCCCGTTTCACCGCTCTGGAGGGCGCCCACCGGCTGGAGTTGGACGGCTTCGAGCGGGCCGAGGCGCTCGCCCTGCTGCGTCGGGTGGCGGGCCCGCACCGGGTGGCGGCGGAGCCTGATGTCGCCGAGGCCCTGGTCGACCGGTGCGGGCGGCTGCCCATCGCCGTGCGGGTGGTGGCCGGGCGGCTGGCGGCCAAGCCGCACTGGACGCTGGCCGAGATGGCGCGCCGGCTGACGGATGTCCGCCGGCGCCCGTTGGACGAACTGCGTCTGGCGGACCGGGATGTGCGCCGCTCGCTGGAGTCGAGCTATCGGCGGCTGACGGCCGAGGGACGGTCCGCTCTGGGCCGGCTCGCGCTCCTGCACGCACCCGAGATCCCGGCCTGGCTGGCGGCCGTGGTCCTCCAGACCGACGAGTCGCAGACCGAGGACATCCTCGAATCCCTGGTCGACACCCGGCTGTTGGAGGTCGCCGGGAGGGACCCCACGGGCCGGCCGCGCTGTCGGCTGCGTCCCGTCGTCCACCTCTTCGCCCGCGAGCGCGCGGAGGCCGAGAGCGACGCCGCCGAGCGGTATGCCACGGTCGACCGTGCCCTGACGGCGTGGCTGTTGCGGGCGCGGGCCGCCGTCCGCGCCCTGGCCGACGAGCGCCATGACGTGGCGGCCGGCGCGCTGGGCTGGTTCGAGACCGAACGCAACGGGTTCGCCGCCGCCCTCCACCAGGCGGACGCCGAGGGGCACGGGTCCACGGCCCGTGCGTTGGCGGGCGCCTGGACGGACCTGCGGACGCTCAGGGGCGCCGCGGACCGGGCCAGCCGGCCGGCCGGGGCGGACCTGCTGTCAGCCACACGCCCTGACCGGGGGCGAAGCGACCCGAGGCCCGCGCGCTGA
- a CDS encoding salicylate synthase produces MHTSPRHYFETRLRLASDPMTAAARLVSSGLHEEHVLYENAGTWSYAGGALAEVTLDRHGARLRQPEAVTLPWDGDPLRQVRDLLDSVRVEGWRAYGWAAFELSHASAGDIAHIGDERLLHLVVPRTEVRIEGGLAWLRAADQATLVAAMEALTAEPAESWSVPKPVDVRHAGADEYRRAVATAREMIDAGRLEKVIFSRVVPIDYEVDFVATYLAGRRANSPARSFLLDLGGVEAVGFSPEIVVRIEADGRVISQPLAGTRALTGDRADDERLRAELLADPKEIHEHAISVKIACDELRGVCAQGSVNVEEFMEVRERGSVQHLASRVGGRLAAGRGPWDAFRAVFPAVTASGVPKRAALESIRDVESERRGLYGGAVLTVDQDGALDAALVLRSAYRQRGRSWLRAGAGLVSGSLPERELEETCEKLGSIGRFLVPASDPVAAATTPGPAGP; encoded by the coding sequence ATGCACACCTCCCCCAGGCACTACTTCGAGACGAGGCTGAGACTGGCCTCCGACCCCATGACGGCCGCCGCCCGCCTGGTCTCGTCGGGTCTCCACGAGGAGCATGTGCTCTACGAGAACGCCGGCACCTGGTCGTACGCCGGGGGCGCCCTCGCCGAGGTGACCCTGGACCGGCACGGGGCCCGGCTGCGGCAGCCGGAGGCGGTGACGCTGCCCTGGGACGGCGACCCCCTGCGGCAGGTGCGGGACCTGCTGGACTCCGTGCGGGTCGAGGGGTGGCGGGCATACGGCTGGGCCGCGTTCGAGCTGTCCCACGCCAGTGCGGGGGACATCGCGCACATCGGGGACGAGCGGCTGCTCCACCTCGTCGTGCCGCGCACCGAGGTGCGGATCGAGGGGGGCCTGGCGTGGCTGCGGGCGGCCGACCAGGCCACGCTGGTGGCCGCGATGGAGGCGCTGACCGCCGAGCCGGCGGAGTCCTGGTCCGTGCCCAAACCCGTGGACGTACGACACGCGGGGGCGGACGAGTACCGCCGGGCCGTGGCGACCGCCAGGGAGATGATCGACGCCGGCCGGTTGGAGAAGGTGATCTTCTCGCGGGTGGTCCCGATCGACTACGAGGTCGATTTCGTGGCCACCTATCTGGCGGGCCGACGCGCCAACAGCCCCGCGCGGTCCTTCCTGCTCGACCTCGGCGGGGTCGAGGCGGTGGGCTTCAGCCCGGAGATCGTCGTCCGGATCGAGGCCGACGGCAGGGTGATCAGCCAGCCCCTCGCCGGGACCCGGGCGCTCACCGGGGACCGCGCCGACGACGAGCGGTTGCGCGCGGAACTCCTCGCCGACCCCAAGGAGATCCACGAGCACGCGATCTCCGTGAAGATCGCCTGCGACGAACTGCGCGGGGTGTGCGCCCAGGGCAGCGTCAACGTCGAGGAGTTCATGGAGGTCAGGGAGCGCGGCAGCGTGCAGCACCTGGCCTCCCGGGTCGGCGGACGGCTGGCCGCCGGCCGTGGCCCCTGGGACGCCTTCCGGGCCGTGTTCCCCGCCGTCACCGCCTCCGGCGTGCCCAAAAGGGCCGCGCTCGAAAGCATCCGGGACGTCGAGAGCGAACGTCGGGGCCTGTACGGCGGCGCGGTCCTGACGGTCGACCAGGACGGCGCGTTGGACGCGGCCCTGGTGCTGCGCAGCGCCTACCGGCAGCGGGGGAGGAGTTGGCTGCGCGCCGGGGCCGGCCTGGTGTCCGGTTCGCTTCCCGAACGCGAACTGGAGGAGACCTGCGAGAAGTTGGGCAGCATCGGCCGCTTCCTGGTGCCCGCCTCCGACCCGGTGGCCGCCGCCACGACGCCGGGACCGGCCGGCCCCTGA
- a CDS encoding class I SAM-dependent methyltransferase, with translation MIFPALGPDEIEWLSRQLRSRESPSVIEFGVGTGRVLVPFAERLADEGVEASLIGVDASREMLDRLAERGSPAITPRLGNMCHYRDGSQYDLALCVCGSLAILPDPQAQQDALRTFSEHLRPGGLLVTETHGLPWVRGLGENGGSVFLRYPGVRRGMVVFSELEGERWDCKQIWIDDEDIRVLPERALLIAEDRLLDMAEAVGLRRVGSFDGLGGKPYRESSMTMATVFEKSA, from the coding sequence GTGATCTTTCCGGCGCTCGGCCCGGACGAGATCGAATGGCTCTCCCGGCAGCTGAGGAGCCGTGAGTCCCCTTCCGTCATCGAGTTCGGGGTCGGCACGGGACGCGTGCTCGTCCCGTTCGCCGAGCGGCTCGCCGACGAGGGCGTCGAGGCGTCCCTGATCGGCGTCGACGCCTCGCGGGAGATGCTGGACCGCCTGGCCGAACGCGGGAGCCCGGCGATCACTCCACGGCTGGGGAACATGTGCCACTACCGTGACGGGAGCCAGTACGACCTGGCGCTGTGCGTGTGCGGGAGCCTCGCGATCCTCCCCGATCCGCAGGCCCAGCAGGACGCCCTGCGGACGTTCTCCGAACATCTCAGGCCCGGTGGCCTGCTGGTCACCGAGACCCATGGGCTGCCGTGGGTGCGAGGGCTTGGGGAGAACGGCGGCAGCGTCTTCCTGCGCTATCCCGGCGTTCGGCGCGGGATGGTCGTCTTCTCCGAGCTGGAGGGCGAGCGCTGGGACTGCAAACAGATCTGGATCGACGACGAGGACATTCGCGTGCTTCCCGAACGCGCGCTGCTGATCGCCGAGGACCGGCTTCTCGACATGGCCGAGGCCGTCGGGCTGCGCCGGGTCGGCAGCTTCGACGGACTGGGCGGCAAGCCCTACCGGGAGTCGAGCATGACCATGGCCACCGTCTTCGAGAAGTCGGCCTGA
- a CDS encoding dihydrolipoamide acetyltransferase family protein: protein MTDTATRPHEFRMPDVGEGLTEAELIKWYVQPGDRVTDGQPVCEIETAKSLVELPVPFDGVVRELHAAEGETVEVGAVIVTVTAGDAPGPGTPADAAPAPAGEREPVLVGYGVAPDRSRRRGRRREPRARPGAGPARAKPPVRKLAKDLGVDLTAVLPSGPDGTITREDVHAAATRTAPPTPAPAPTDPTTVPAAREPTTPAAAVRPGPRETRVPVRGVRRATAVAVTSSAFTAPHVTEFVTVDVTRTMRLVRELRDEPAFAGRRVTPLLLAARAVLAAVAAHPEVNAAWDEDAQEIVVKHYVNLGIAAATPRGLLVPHVKDAHSLSLVALAEALDGLVDAARAGRTAPADLAGGTLTLTNIGVFGIDAGTPILNPGEAAILAIGAIGPRPWVHRGKVRSRQVVTLALSFDHRLIDGQLGSKFLADVAAFLERPSRLLAWS, encoded by the coding sequence ATGACCGACACCGCGACCCGCCCGCACGAGTTCCGGATGCCCGACGTGGGCGAGGGGCTCACCGAGGCGGAGCTGATCAAGTGGTACGTCCAGCCCGGCGACCGGGTCACCGACGGCCAGCCTGTCTGCGAGATCGAGACAGCGAAGTCCCTGGTGGAGCTGCCCGTCCCGTTCGACGGGGTGGTGCGCGAGCTGCACGCGGCCGAGGGCGAGACGGTCGAGGTGGGCGCGGTGATCGTCACGGTCACCGCTGGGGACGCCCCGGGGCCGGGGACCCCGGCCGACGCCGCGCCCGCCCCGGCCGGGGAGCGCGAACCCGTGCTCGTCGGGTACGGGGTCGCGCCCGACCGTTCGCGCCGCCGGGGCCGGCGGCGCGAGCCGCGCGCCAGGCCCGGCGCCGGGCCGGCCCGCGCGAAGCCGCCGGTCCGCAAGCTGGCCAAGGACCTCGGGGTGGATCTGACCGCCGTGCTGCCCTCCGGTCCCGACGGGACCATCACCCGCGAGGACGTCCACGCGGCGGCGACCCGGACGGCGCCGCCCACCCCCGCCCCCGCCCCGACGGACCCGACGACCGTGCCAGCGGCGAGGGAGCCGACGACTCCGGCCGCCGCCGTGCGCCCCGGCCCGCGGGAGACCCGCGTCCCGGTGAGGGGCGTGCGCCGGGCCACCGCCGTGGCGGTGACCTCCTCGGCGTTCACGGCGCCGCACGTCACCGAGTTCGTGACGGTCGACGTGACCCGCACCATGAGGCTGGTGCGGGAGCTCCGTGACGAGCCCGCCTTCGCCGGCCGCCGGGTCACCCCGCTGCTGCTGGCCGCGCGCGCGGTGCTGGCCGCCGTAGCCGCGCATCCCGAGGTCAACGCGGCCTGGGACGAGGACGCCCAGGAGATCGTGGTCAAGCACTATGTGAACCTCGGCATCGCGGCTGCCACGCCCCGCGGTCTGCTCGTCCCCCATGTCAAGGACGCGCACTCGCTGTCCCTGGTCGCCCTGGCCGAGGCGCTGGACGGTCTGGTCGACGCGGCCAGGGCGGGCCGCACCGCCCCGGCCGACCTGGCCGGCGGCACCCTCACCCTCACCAACATCGGGGTGTTCGGGATCGACGCCGGGACCCCCATCCTGAACCCCGGCGAGGCCGCGATCCTGGCGATCGGCGCGATCGGGCCCCGGCCCTGGGTGCACCGGGGGAAGGTGCGGTCCCGTCAAGTCGTCACCCTGGCGCTCTCCTTCGACCACCGGCTGATCGACGGTCAGCTCGGTTCGAAGTTCCTCGCCGACGTGGCCGCGTTCCTGGAGCGGCCCAGCCGCCTGCTCGCCTGGAGCTGA
- a CDS encoding alpha-ketoacid dehydrogenase subunit beta has product MPAEKMSLARALNEALRTALEEDPAILVMGEDVGTLGGVFRVTDGLKKDFGEDRVIDTPLAESGIVGTAIGLALGGYRPVVEIQFDGFVFPAYDQIVTQLAKLHARSDGRIRMPVVIRIPYGGGIGAVEHHSDSPEALFAHVAGLKVVSPSNPEDGYWMLRQAIRSDDPVIFFEPKRRYWDTAEVDLTARPEPLHQARVVRPGTDLTLVGYGPTVKLCLEAAEAAEGRSLEVVDLRTVSPVDFDTIQRSVERTHRLVVVHEAPVFFGAGAEIAARITTRCFYTLEAPVLRVGGYHAPYPAARLEEEFLPDVDRVLDAVDRSLAY; this is encoded by the coding sequence ATGCCTGCGGAGAAAATGTCACTGGCCAGGGCACTCAACGAGGCCCTGCGCACAGCCCTTGAGGAAGATCCCGCGATCCTGGTGATGGGGGAGGACGTCGGCACGCTCGGTGGTGTCTTCCGGGTGACCGACGGTCTGAAGAAGGACTTCGGCGAGGACCGGGTCATCGACACCCCGCTCGCCGAGTCCGGCATCGTCGGCACCGCCATCGGGCTGGCCCTGGGCGGGTACCGCCCGGTGGTGGAGATCCAGTTCGACGGGTTCGTCTTCCCCGCGTACGACCAGATCGTCACCCAGCTGGCCAAGCTGCACGCCCGCTCGGACGGGAGGATCCGGATGCCCGTGGTCATCCGGATCCCGTACGGCGGCGGCATCGGCGCCGTCGAGCACCACAGCGACTCCCCCGAGGCGCTGTTCGCGCATGTCGCCGGGCTGAAGGTGGTGTCGCCCTCGAACCCGGAGGACGGCTACTGGATGCTCCGTCAGGCCATCCGCAGCGACGACCCGGTGATCTTCTTCGAACCGAAGCGGCGCTACTGGGACACCGCCGAGGTGGATCTGACCGCCCGCCCGGAGCCGCTGCACCAGGCGCGCGTGGTGCGCCCGGGCACCGACCTGACGCTCGTCGGCTACGGGCCGACGGTCAAGCTGTGCCTGGAGGCGGCCGAGGCCGCGGAGGGGCGGTCGCTTGAGGTCGTGGACCTGCGGACGGTCTCCCCGGTGGACTTCGACACCATCCAGCGCTCGGTGGAGCGGACCCACCGGCTGGTGGTGGTGCACGAGGCGCCGGTGTTCTTCGGGGCCGGCGCGGAGATCGCCGCCCGGATCACGACCCGCTGCTTCTACACGCTGGAGGCGCCGGTCCTGCGGGTCGGGGGCTACCACGCCCCCTACCCGGCGGCCCGCCTGGAGGAAGAGTTCCTGCCCGACGTCGATCGGGTGCTCGACGCGGTCGACCGCTCGCTGGCCTACTGA
- the pdhA gene encoding pyruvate dehydrogenase (acetyl-transferring) E1 component subunit alpha produces MTATGSQRSQGPDEPTVPPALDFAEALNAFMSHREDLGMLQLLTPEGTLVSPPDRTPGYAPELLRTLYQDMVVSRAFDTEATALQRQGELGLWPSLTGQEAAQVGSAHALRPDDYVFPSYREHAVAWCRGVDPVDIVKLFRGVTNGGWDPKKSNFHLYTLVVGSHVLHATGYAMSLVKKGSDAAAIAYFGDGASSEGDVAEAFTFASVHEAPVVFFCQNNQWAISEPVERQLRGPLYRRADGFGFPGVRVDGNDALAVHAVTNAALEHVRAGNGPFLIEAFTYRMGAHTTSDDPTRYRRQTEVEHWRARDPIARLRTHLTEADHTTPEFFDEVEEKAREVAYRVRRETRTMPNPHRLTVFDHVYAEGHATVDEEREQSEEHHRNTIANGETE; encoded by the coding sequence ATGACCGCCACCGGTAGCCAGCGTTCACAGGGGCCGGACGAGCCCACCGTGCCCCCCGCGCTCGACTTCGCCGAAGCGCTGAACGCCTTCATGTCACACCGCGAGGACTTGGGCATGCTCCAGCTGCTGACCCCCGAGGGCACCCTGGTGTCGCCTCCCGACCGCACCCCCGGATACGCCCCGGAGCTGCTGCGGACCCTCTACCAGGACATGGTGGTCTCCCGCGCCTTCGACACCGAGGCCACCGCCCTCCAGCGGCAGGGCGAGCTGGGCCTGTGGCCCTCGCTGACCGGCCAGGAGGCGGCCCAGGTCGGGTCGGCCCACGCGTTGCGCCCCGACGACTACGTCTTCCCCAGCTACCGGGAGCACGCGGTCGCCTGGTGCCGGGGCGTCGACCCCGTCGACATCGTCAAGCTGTTCCGGGGTGTCACCAACGGCGGTTGGGACCCCAAGAAGTCCAACTTCCACCTCTACACGCTGGTGGTCGGCTCCCATGTCCTGCACGCCACCGGCTACGCGATGAGCCTGGTCAAGAAGGGCAGCGACGCCGCGGCGATCGCCTACTTCGGGGACGGGGCCAGCAGCGAGGGCGATGTGGCCGAGGCGTTCACCTTCGCTTCGGTGCACGAAGCGCCGGTGGTGTTCTTCTGTCAGAACAACCAGTGGGCGATCTCCGAGCCCGTCGAACGCCAGCTGCGCGGCCCGCTGTACCGCCGCGCCGACGGCTTCGGCTTCCCCGGCGTGCGGGTCGACGGCAACGACGCCCTCGCCGTGCACGCCGTGACCAACGCCGCCCTGGAACACGTGCGCGCGGGCAACGGGCCGTTCCTCATCGAGGCGTTCACCTATCGGATGGGTGCCCACACCACATCCGACGATCCCACCCGCTACCGCCGGCAGACCGAGGTGGAGCACTGGCGGGCCCGGGACCCGATCGCGCGGCTGCGCACCCACCTGACCGAAGCCGACCACACCACACCGGAGTTCTTCGACGAGGTCGAGGAGAAGGCCCGCGAGGTGGCCTACCGCGTCCGCCGCGAGACCCGGACCATGCCCAACCCGCACCGGCTGACCGTGTTCGATCACGTGTACGCCGAGGGACACGCGACGGTCGACGAGGAACGGGAGCAGTCCGAGGAACACCACCGGAACACCATCGCCAACGGGGAGACTGAGTAG
- a CDS encoding AMP-binding protein — protein MPTLTLDQVFSRTARDHPGRVAIQEGWHQLTYDRTELQAVRLASALVLGGVQLGDALIVHCANHRQALVAQLAVFKAGAVCVPPPDRPGGLATLARATGARAVLCSRATYDGTFRDIPSLALDDPATWRKIAAVPEEPALPRSSPEGVAHLLPDRDGGARLVDHRSWLRSAAGRGDRVGTPTGTVATSAGPLSRLGLAAMGWAVSSGATLHTASWNPDDEQWPLTASGDCVAVLTPEKYAALLERGPRPTRRGNGRGGAGGSGPRAVVLVGEPCSRELAARHFAVRPRSRLWAEFAPTDGALPWTAHEITARDARSSYEPGAGSPVPPVQLHIAGPGGETLPRGARGEIVAMSPPWFPEDVQHSGWHGCWTPDHTLDITARPPRPRADTRSRTHAQPYPAPPAAHPGRLEMEVI, from the coding sequence GTGCCGACCCTCACCCTGGACCAGGTCTTCTCCCGAACCGCCCGCGACCATCCCGGCCGGGTGGCGATCCAGGAGGGCTGGCATCAGCTCACCTACGACCGGACCGAGCTCCAGGCCGTGCGCCTGGCCTCGGCCCTGGTCCTGGGGGGTGTCCAGCTCGGCGACGCGCTGATCGTCCACTGCGCCAACCACCGTCAGGCTCTCGTCGCCCAGCTCGCCGTCTTCAAGGCCGGCGCGGTGTGCGTCCCCCCGCCCGACCGGCCCGGGGGGCTGGCCACCCTGGCCCGCGCGACCGGGGCCAGGGCCGTGCTGTGCAGCCGTGCCACCTACGACGGCACCTTCCGGGACATCCCCTCCCTCGCCCTGGACGACCCCGCCACCTGGCGGAAGATCGCCGCCGTGCCGGAGGAGCCCGCGCTGCCCCGGTCCTCGCCCGAGGGTGTGGCGCACCTGCTGCCCGACCGGGACGGGGGCGCGCGGCTCGTCGACCACCGTTCCTGGCTGCGGTCCGCCGCCGGCCGCGGCGACCGGGTCGGCACCCCCACCGGCACCGTGGCGACCAGCGCCGGGCCGCTGTCCCGGCTGGGCCTGGCCGCCATGGGCTGGGCCGTCAGCAGTGGCGCGACCCTGCACACCGCGTCCTGGAACCCGGACGACGAGCAGTGGCCGCTCACCGCGTCCGGCGACTGCGTCGCCGTCCTCACCCCGGAGAAGTACGCCGCCCTGCTGGAGCGCGGCCCGCGACCCACGCGGCGGGGCAACGGCCGTGGTGGGGCGGGCGGTTCCGGTCCCCGTGCCGTCGTCCTCGTCGGCGAGCCCTGCTCCCGTGAGCTGGCCGCCCGGCACTTCGCGGTCCGACCGCGGAGCCGGCTCTGGGCGGAGTTCGCCCCGACCGACGGAGCGTTGCCCTGGACCGCGCACGAGATCACCGCCAGGGACGCCCGAAGCTCCTACGAGCCGGGGGCGGGCAGCCCCGTGCCTCCCGTCCAGCTGCATATCGCGGGGCCCGGCGGAGAGACCCTGCCGCGCGGTGCCCGGGGCGAGATCGTCGCCATGAGCCCGCCCTGGTTCCCCGAGGACGTCCAGCACTCGGGCTGGCACGGGTGCTGGACCCCGGACCACACGCTCGACATCACCGCGCGCCCGCCACGCCCCCGCGCCGACACCCGCTCGCGCACCCACGCCCAGCCGTATCCGGCCCCACCAGCGGCACATCCAGGCCGCCTTGAGATGGAAGTGATATGA
- a CDS encoding flavin reductase family protein has product MTREQPADFRTLMAGFPTGVTIVTTADADGAPWGMTLTSLCSVSLEPPILLVCMRRGSPTLEAIQGGSGFAVNLLHRRARATAELFASGARDRFDRVSWRMAGTAAGPHLFDSAHTIADCRVTSDHVVGDHVVVMGQVTSVVRLGEEQQPLLYGMRRFETWPDTEDRLSYDFIS; this is encoded by the coding sequence ATGACCCGCGAGCAACCAGCCGACTTCCGGACCCTGATGGCCGGTTTCCCCACAGGAGTCACCATCGTCACCACGGCAGACGCCGACGGCGCCCCGTGGGGCATGACGCTCACCTCCCTGTGCAGCGTCTCGCTTGAGCCGCCGATCCTGCTCGTGTGCATGCGCCGCGGCAGCCCCACCCTCGAAGCCATCCAGGGCGGCAGCGGGTTCGCGGTCAACCTGCTGCACCGCAGGGCCCGCGCCACCGCCGAGCTCTTCGCCTCCGGGGCGCGGGACCGCTTCGACCGGGTGTCCTGGCGGATGGCCGGCACGGCCGCGGGCCCGCACCTCTTCGACTCGGCGCACACCATCGCCGACTGCCGCGTCACCAGCGATCACGTGGTCGGCGACCACGTGGTGGTCATGGGTCAGGTGACCTCCGTGGTCCGGCTCGGCGAGGAGCAACAGCCGCTCCTGTACGGCATGCGCCGGTTCGAGACCTGGCCGGACACCGAGGACCGGCTGTCGTACGACTTCATCTCCTGA
- a CDS encoding thioesterase II family protein, producing MSRDAPGSARPASVFASASPRVPAGARGGAGGQGGDAFIRPRTVPAPELRLVVVPHAGGSGSVYHPLHRVLPTDWDLLLLDLPGRGKRHAQASVTDMASLVELVTEDVSALDDGTPLALFGHSLGAVIASETARSLRTRGIAPVWVGVSGRQATSIQPAIRLLDPSLSDTELARRLARLGGLPDRIDELPEFRDRFLRLIRSDLHALDSYRPDPDREPLSADLTVFASTDDALAPVPGVSAWSRETSGDFRRRLFQGGHFHFLGETFPDFAEALAAEITHTLARLTPSGTEAATPHRRETPA from the coding sequence ATGAGCCGCGACGCCCCCGGCAGCGCCCGCCCCGCGAGCGTCTTCGCCAGCGCGTCCCCGCGCGTCCCCGCCGGCGCGCGGGGCGGGGCGGGCGGCCAGGGCGGCGACGCCTTCATCCGGCCGCGCACGGTCCCCGCGCCCGAGCTGCGGCTGGTGGTCGTCCCGCACGCGGGGGGTTCGGGCAGCGTCTACCACCCGCTGCACCGCGTCCTCCCGACCGACTGGGACCTGCTCCTGCTCGACCTGCCGGGACGCGGCAAACGGCACGCCCAGGCGTCGGTCACCGATATGGCCTCGCTGGTCGAGCTGGTCACCGAGGATGTCTCGGCCCTCGACGACGGGACCCCGCTGGCCCTGTTCGGGCACAGCCTCGGCGCCGTCATCGCCTCCGAGACCGCGCGTTCGCTGCGGACCCGCGGCATCGCCCCCGTCTGGGTCGGGGTCTCCGGCCGTCAGGCCACGAGCATCCAGCCGGCCATCCGCCTCCTCGACCCCAGCCTGTCGGACACCGAGCTGGCCCGGCGGCTCGCCCGACTCGGCGGCCTGCCCGATCGGATCGACGAACTACCGGAGTTCCGCGACCGGTTCCTCCGGCTGATCAGGTCCGACCTGCACGCCCTCGACTCCTATCGGCCCGACCCCGACCGGGAGCCCCTGTCGGCCGACCTGACCGTCTTCGCCTCCACCGACGACGCGCTCGCCCCGGTGCCCGGGGTGTCGGCGTGGTCCCGGGAGACCAGCGGAGACTTCCGCCGCCGGCTGTTCCAGGGCGGCCACTTCCACTTCCTCGGGGAGACCTTCCCCGACTTCGCCGAGGCGCTGGCCGCCGAGATCACGCACACCCTGGCCCGGCTGACGCCCAGCGGAACCGAGGCCGCCACACCGCACCGACGGGAGACCCCGGCATGA